The following proteins are encoded in a genomic region of Dasypus novemcinctus isolate mDasNov1 chromosome 3, mDasNov1.1.hap2, whole genome shotgun sequence:
- the PLEKHG3 gene encoding pleckstrin homology domain-containing family G member 3 isoform X11, with amino-acid sequence MGALLRKANFPGVPALGSDARMPVSVSLCQEGGQERPVSLTSSTSSSGSSRDSHGAMEEPNGSVAAAENGAGSPRDRQPPNSNNNSCSWLNTKGPLSPFNSRAAAGPAHKVSYLGRVVREIVETERMYVQDLRSIVEDYLLKIIDTPGLLKPEQVSALFGNIENIYALNSQLLRDLDGCNSDPVAVASCFVERSQEFDIYTQYCNNYPNSVAALTECMRDKQQAKFFRDRQELLQHSLPLGSYLLKPVQRILKYHLLLQEIAKHFDEEEDGFEVVEDAIDTMTCVAWYINDMKRRHEHAVRLQEIQSLLINWKGPDLTTYGELVLEGMFRVHRVRNERAFFLFDKALLITKKRGDHFVYKGHIPCSSLMLIESTRDSLCFTVTHYKHSKQQYSIQAKTVEEKRTWTHHLKRLILENHHTTIPQKAKEAILEMDSYYPNRYRYSPERLKKAWSSQDEVSTHVRQGRRQSEPTKHLLRQLSEKAAKTAGMKGKGRKEPEGSQAHRRPRGRSSTSPEKCLSFDSISSLPEVEPDPEPETEQEVFAAMEVPSTEEMPSDTDSPEVLETQLAAHQGLLGVDHPADMVDFMVAESTEDLKTLSSEEEEEEMGATQEPESLLPPSVLDQASVIAERFVSSFSRRSSLALEDGKSSGFGTPRLTSRSSSVLSLEGSEKGPARCGSTSDSLSSSQLPPEMEVIVGVAPESGPPVNRTEPPSPGCPAEPDRSPCKKKESLLSSRDRLLLDRIKSYYEHAENHDAGFSVRRRESLSYIPKGLVRNSVSRFNSLPRPDSEPIAPVGRKRQMGSQPPSWALFDLPVPAQGCTRDPAPITDDEFRPSSEVLKLWEGMDSSGESPRKGPGQGQANGFDLHEPLFILEEHELGAITEELASASSESASPTERHSPSHLAQELKELVKELSSGAQEELVAPLHPRIVQLSHVMDGHVSERVKNKVYQLARQYSLRIKSNKAEMARPPLHWAKVAPEKDGKSPTLPCPHKEAGEPLGGKGKRKLVLSLLNSEQTTVPEHSPPKPRSAGETSPQRFSFSPSAASPRIASPSAHSPLTSFDAETFSWPDVRELRSKYASHTKVLQAKGSRPRGLVSRSRSLPENVMEPLPSGGVSFCGSLSPKRGWGDEEAAQPQRPPGRLDGSEALYVTADLTLENNRRVIIMEKGPLSGPMEAGKEQGNGQGPAMMGRGHDSQEAAAYQLKEEEPKDSVDPSQQGRVRNLREKFQALNSIG; translated from the exons AATTTCCCTGGGGTTCCCGCCCTGGGCAGCGATGCCAGGATGCCCGTCTCTGTCTCCCTCTGCCAAGAAGGCGGCCAGGAGCGGCCCGTGAGCCTGACCTCCAGCACCTCCTCGTCCGGCTCCTCCCGTGACAGCCACGGTGCCATGGAGGAGCCCAACGGCTCCGTGGCTGCAGCCGAGAACGGGGCGGGCTCCCCGCGGGACCGGCAGCCCcccaacagcaacaacaactCCTGCAGCTGGCTGAACACCAAGGGACCCCTCTCCCCATTCAACAGCCGGGCCGCGGCAGGGCCGGCGCACAAGGTCAGCTACCTGGGCCGGGTGGTGCGGGAGATCGTGGAGACGGAGCGCATGTACGTGCAGGACCTGCGCAGCATCGTGGAG GACTACCTCTTGAAGATCATCGACACGCCTGGGCTGCTGAAGCCAGAACAAGTCAGCGCCCTCTTTGGGAACATAGAAAACATCTATGCGCTGAACAG tcaGCTCCTCCGAGACCTGGACGGCTGCAACAGTGACCCCGTGGCTGTGGCCAGCTGCTTCGTGGAGAGG AGCCAGGAGTTTGATATCTACACACAGTACTGCAACAACTACCCCAA CTCTGTGGCTGCCCTGACTGAATGCATGCGGGACAAGCAGCAGGCCAAGTTCTTTCGGGACCGGCAGGAGCTGCTGCAGCACTCGCTGCCCTTGGGCTCCTACCTGCTGAAGCCAGTCCAGCGCATCCTCAAGTACCACCTCCTGCTCCAG GAAATCGCTAAACATTTTGATGAGGAAGAGGACGGCTTCGAGGTGGTGGAGGATGCCATTGACACCATGACCTGCGTGGCCTGGTACATCAACGACATGAAGAGGAGGCATGAGCACGCCGTCCGGCTCCAG GAGATTCAGTCACTGCTCATCAACTGGAAGGGGCCAGACCTGACCACCTACGGAGAGCTCGTCCTGGAGGGCATGTTCCGGGTGCACCGCGTGCGCAACGAGAGGGCCTTCTTCCTCTTTGACAAGGCGCTGCTCATCACCAAGAAGCGGGGCGATCACTTTGTCTACAAAGGCCACATCCCG TGCTCCTCCCTCATGCTGATCGAAAGCACCAGAGACTCCCTGTGCTTCACTGTCACCCACTACAAGCACAGCAAGCAGCAGTACAGCATCCAG GCCAAAACCGTGGAGGAGAAACGGACCTGGACGCACCACCTCAAGAGGCTCATCCTGGAGAACCACCACACCACCATCCCCCAGAAG GCCAAGGAAGCCATCTTGGAAATGGATTCCTACT ATCCCAACCGATATCGCTACAGCCCAGAGCGGCTGAAGAAGGCGTGGTCCTCCCAGGATGAGGTGTCCACCCACGTGCGCCAGGGCCGCCGGCAGTCTG AGCCAACCAAACACCTGCTCAGGCAACTCAGTGAGAAAG CGGCCAAAACAGCAGGAATGAAG GGGAAGGGGCGCAAGGAGCCTGAGGGTTCCCAGGCCCACAGAAGACCCCGTGGCAGGTCTTCCACTAGTCCTGAGAAGTGCCTGAGCTTCGACTCCatctcttccctgccagag GTTGAGCCAGACCCTGAGCCCGAGACAGAGCAGGAGGTATTTGCTGCCATGGAAGTTCCCAGCACTGAGGAGATGCCCTCAGACACCGACTCTCCAGAAGTCCTGGAAACACAGCTGGCTGCCCACcaggggctgctgggggtggATCACCCAGCTGACATGGTGGACTTCATGGTGGCCGAGAGCACTGAGGACCTCAAAACCCTGAgcagtgaggaggaggaggaggaaatgggGGCCACCCAAGAACCcgagagcctcctgccaccatcTGTGCTGGACCAGGCCAGTGTCATAGCGGAGCGGTTTGTCAGTAGCTTCTCCCGGCGGAGCAGCTTGGCACTGGAGGATGGCAAGTCCAGTGGCTTTGGGACCCCACGGCTCACCAGCCGTAGCAGCAGCGTGCTCAGCCTAGAGGGCAGCGAGAAGGGCCCTGCCCGGTGTGGCAGCACCTCAGACTCACTCAGCTCCTCCCAGCTCCCCCCAGAAATGGAAGTCATTGTGGGAGTGGCCCCAGAGAGTGGCCCTCCTGTCAATAGGACAGAGCCCCCAAGCCCAGGCTGCCCAGCAGAGCCCGACAGATCGCCCTGCAAGAAGAAGGAATCACTGCTGTCCTCCCGAGATCGGCTCTTGCTGGACAGAATCAAGAGCTACTACGAGCATGCAGAGAACCACGACGCGGGCTTCAGTGTCCGGCGCCGTGAGAGCCTCTCCTACATCCCCAAAGGGCTGGTGAGAAACTCTGTCTCTAGGTTTAACAGCCTCCCCAGGCCAGATTCAGAGCCTATAGCTCCAGTGGGACGCAAAAGACAGATGGGCTCCCAACCGCCTTCGTGGGCCCTGTTTGATCTCCCAGTACCAGCCCAGGGATGCACCAGGGACCCAGCTCCCATCACAGATGATGAGTTTCGTCCTTCTTCAGAAGTTTTGAAGCTGTGGGAGGGTATGGATTCTTCTGGGGAAAGCCCTCGGAAGGGGCCGGGCCAGGGCCAGGCAAACGGCTTTGACCTGCACGAGCCACTCTTCATCCTAGAGGAGCATGAGCTGGGCGCCATCACGGAGGAGCTGGCCAGTGCCTCATCAGAGAGCGCCTCCCCCACTGAGCGGCACAGCCCATCCCACCTGGCCCAGGAGCTGAAGGAGCTGGTGAAGGAGCTGAGCAGCGGTGCCCAGGAGGAGCTGGTGGCCCCACTGCACCCCCGCATTGTGCAGCTCTCCCACGTGATGGACGGCCATGTGAGCGAGCGTGTCAAAAACAAGGTCTACCAGCTGGCCCGCCAGTACAGCCTCCGGATCAAGAGCAACAAGGCGGAGATGGCCAGGCCACCGCTGCACTGGGCAAAGGTGGCTCCCGAGAAGGACGGGAAGAgccccaccctcccctgcccGCACAAGGAGGCTGGAGAGCCATTGGGTGGCAAAG GTAAGAGGAAGCTGGTGCTGTCCCTCCTCAACTCGGAGCAGACGACGGTCCCGGAGCACAGCCCCCCCAAGCCCCGCTCTGCTGGGGAGACGTCGCCGCAGCGTTTCTCCTTTAGCCCCTCTGCTGCCAGCCCAAGGATCGCGTCGCCCTCTGCGCATAGCCCCCTCACTTCCTTTGACGCCGAGACCTTCAGCTGGCCCGATGTCCGAGAGCTGCGGTCCAAGTACGCCTCCCACACCAAGGTGCTCCAGGCCAAGGGCAGCCGGCCCCGCGGCCTGGTCAGCCGCAGCCGCTCCTTGCCCGAAAATGTGATGGAGCCCCTGCCGTCAGGTGGGGTGAGCTTCTGTGGCAGCCTGAGCCCCAAGAGGGGCTGGGGAGATGAGGAAGCCGCCCAGCCCCAGCGGCCCCCAGGCAGGCTGGATGGCAGCGAGGCCCTGTATGTCACCGCAGACCTCACCCTAGAGAACAACCGGCGGGTGATCATCATGGAGAAGGGGCCCCTGTCAGGCCCCATGGAGGCGGGGAAGGAACAGGGCAATGGCCAGGGACCGGCCATGATGGGACGGGGCCACGATTCCCAGGAAGCTGCAGCGTATCAGCTGAAGGAAGAGGAGCCCAAGGACTCAGTGGACCCAAGCCAGCAGGGCCGAGTGAGAAACCTGCGGGAGAAATTCCAGGCCTTGAACTCCATAGGTTGA
- the PLEKHG3 gene encoding pleckstrin homology domain-containing family G member 3 isoform X1 produces the protein MATVAVSTVSCRTLLACSTGTSHSLKREKKKRKQPGQPQALGQKVLPERFRESTLTGTGIGGSFSFILPPASSGELGHCVWNFPGVPALGSDARMPVSVSLCQEGGQERPVSLTSSTSSSGSSRDSHGAMEEPNGSVAAAENGAGSPRDRQPPNSNNNSCSWLNTKGPLSPFNSRAAAGPAHKVSYLGRVVREIVETERMYVQDLRSIVEDYLLKIIDTPGLLKPEQVSALFGNIENIYALNSQLLRDLDGCNSDPVAVASCFVERSQEFDIYTQYCNNYPNSVAALTECMRDKQQAKFFRDRQELLQHSLPLGSYLLKPVQRILKYHLLLQEIAKHFDEEEDGFEVVEDAIDTMTCVAWYINDMKRRHEHAVRLQEIQSLLINWKGPDLTTYGELVLEGMFRVHRVRNERAFFLFDKALLITKKRGDHFVYKGHIPCSSLMLIESTRDSLCFTVTHYKHSKQQYSIQAKTVEEKRTWTHHLKRLILENHHTTIPQKAKEAILEMDSYYPNRYRYSPERLKKAWSSQDEVSTHVRQGRRQSEPTKHLLRQLSEKGVCEGSGWPFPVNSGVGAASAKTAGMKHAGSTGVLLDFGDPPCPRGLQLEAKGPAQEEEEEEVEEEEEEEEEPAFQVSLEDLAGHQGSEKGAGPEPPVSEEEEEEEEEEEEESLAVAEQVADFASSLLAALHCWHYRANALLFSRGAMGKGRKEPEGSQAHRRPRGRSSTSPEKCLSFDSISSLPEVEPDPEPETEQEVFAAMEVPSTEEMPSDTDSPEVLETQLAAHQGLLGVDHPADMVDFMVAESTEDLKTLSSEEEEEEMGATQEPESLLPPSVLDQASVIAERFVSSFSRRSSLALEDGKSSGFGTPRLTSRSSSVLSLEGSEKGPARCGSTSDSLSSSQLPPEMEVIVGVAPESGPPVNRTEPPSPGCPAEPDRSPCKKKESLLSSRDRLLLDRIKSYYEHAENHDAGFSVRRRESLSYIPKGLVRNSVSRFNSLPRPDSEPIAPVGRKRQMGSQPPSWALFDLPVPAQGCTRDPAPITDDEFRPSSEVLKLWEGMDSSGESPRKGPGQGQANGFDLHEPLFILEEHELGAITEELASASSESASPTERHSPSHLAQELKELVKELSSGAQEELVAPLHPRIVQLSHVMDGHVSERVKNKVYQLARQYSLRIKSNKAEMARPPLHWAKVAPEKDGKSPTLPCPHKEAGEPLGGKGKRKLVLSLLNSEQTTVPEHSPPKPRSAGETSPQRFSFSPSAASPRIASPSAHSPLTSFDAETFSWPDVRELRSKYASHTKVLQAKGSRPRGLVSRSRSLPENVMEPLPSGGVSFCGSLSPKRGWGDEEAAQPQRPPGRLDGSEALYVTADLTLENNRRVIIMEKGPLSGPMEAGKEQGNGQGPAMMGRGHDSQEAAAYQLKEEEPKDSVDPSQQGRVRNLREKFQALNSIG, from the exons AATTTCCCTGGGGTTCCCGCCCTGGGCAGCGATGCCAGGATGCCCGTCTCTGTCTCCCTCTGCCAAGAAGGCGGCCAGGAGCGGCCCGTGAGCCTGACCTCCAGCACCTCCTCGTCCGGCTCCTCCCGTGACAGCCACGGTGCCATGGAGGAGCCCAACGGCTCCGTGGCTGCAGCCGAGAACGGGGCGGGCTCCCCGCGGGACCGGCAGCCCcccaacagcaacaacaactCCTGCAGCTGGCTGAACACCAAGGGACCCCTCTCCCCATTCAACAGCCGGGCCGCGGCAGGGCCGGCGCACAAGGTCAGCTACCTGGGCCGGGTGGTGCGGGAGATCGTGGAGACGGAGCGCATGTACGTGCAGGACCTGCGCAGCATCGTGGAG GACTACCTCTTGAAGATCATCGACACGCCTGGGCTGCTGAAGCCAGAACAAGTCAGCGCCCTCTTTGGGAACATAGAAAACATCTATGCGCTGAACAG tcaGCTCCTCCGAGACCTGGACGGCTGCAACAGTGACCCCGTGGCTGTGGCCAGCTGCTTCGTGGAGAGG AGCCAGGAGTTTGATATCTACACACAGTACTGCAACAACTACCCCAA CTCTGTGGCTGCCCTGACTGAATGCATGCGGGACAAGCAGCAGGCCAAGTTCTTTCGGGACCGGCAGGAGCTGCTGCAGCACTCGCTGCCCTTGGGCTCCTACCTGCTGAAGCCAGTCCAGCGCATCCTCAAGTACCACCTCCTGCTCCAG GAAATCGCTAAACATTTTGATGAGGAAGAGGACGGCTTCGAGGTGGTGGAGGATGCCATTGACACCATGACCTGCGTGGCCTGGTACATCAACGACATGAAGAGGAGGCATGAGCACGCCGTCCGGCTCCAG GAGATTCAGTCACTGCTCATCAACTGGAAGGGGCCAGACCTGACCACCTACGGAGAGCTCGTCCTGGAGGGCATGTTCCGGGTGCACCGCGTGCGCAACGAGAGGGCCTTCTTCCTCTTTGACAAGGCGCTGCTCATCACCAAGAAGCGGGGCGATCACTTTGTCTACAAAGGCCACATCCCG TGCTCCTCCCTCATGCTGATCGAAAGCACCAGAGACTCCCTGTGCTTCACTGTCACCCACTACAAGCACAGCAAGCAGCAGTACAGCATCCAG GCCAAAACCGTGGAGGAGAAACGGACCTGGACGCACCACCTCAAGAGGCTCATCCTGGAGAACCACCACACCACCATCCCCCAGAAG GCCAAGGAAGCCATCTTGGAAATGGATTCCTACT ATCCCAACCGATATCGCTACAGCCCAGAGCGGCTGAAGAAGGCGTGGTCCTCCCAGGATGAGGTGTCCACCCACGTGCGCCAGGGCCGCCGGCAGTCTG AGCCAACCAAACACCTGCTCAGGCAACTCAGTGAGAAAGGTGTGTGTGAGGGGAGTGGATGGCCATTCCCAGTGAACTCCGGGGTGGGGGCAGCAT CGGCCAAAACAGCAGGAATGAAG CACGCAGGCAGTACCGGTGTGCTCCTGGACTTTGGGGACCCCCCCTGTCCTCGGGGCCTGCAGCTGGAGGCTAAAGGGCCtgcccaggaggaggaggaggaggaggtggaggaggaggaagaggaggaggaggagccagcATTTCAGGTCTCTCTGGAGGACTTGGCAGGGCATCAAGGCAGCGAGAAGGGGGCTGGGCCGGAGCCCCCGGTctcggaggaggaggaggaggaggaggaggaggaggaggaggagagcctGGCAGTGGCGGAGCAGGTAGCCGACTTTGCCAGCTCCCTGCTGGCCGCCCTCCACTGCTGGCACTATCGGGCCAACGCTTTACTTTTCTCCCGGGGCGCTATG GGGAAGGGGCGCAAGGAGCCTGAGGGTTCCCAGGCCCACAGAAGACCCCGTGGCAGGTCTTCCACTAGTCCTGAGAAGTGCCTGAGCTTCGACTCCatctcttccctgccagag GTTGAGCCAGACCCTGAGCCCGAGACAGAGCAGGAGGTATTTGCTGCCATGGAAGTTCCCAGCACTGAGGAGATGCCCTCAGACACCGACTCTCCAGAAGTCCTGGAAACACAGCTGGCTGCCCACcaggggctgctgggggtggATCACCCAGCTGACATGGTGGACTTCATGGTGGCCGAGAGCACTGAGGACCTCAAAACCCTGAgcagtgaggaggaggaggaggaaatgggGGCCACCCAAGAACCcgagagcctcctgccaccatcTGTGCTGGACCAGGCCAGTGTCATAGCGGAGCGGTTTGTCAGTAGCTTCTCCCGGCGGAGCAGCTTGGCACTGGAGGATGGCAAGTCCAGTGGCTTTGGGACCCCACGGCTCACCAGCCGTAGCAGCAGCGTGCTCAGCCTAGAGGGCAGCGAGAAGGGCCCTGCCCGGTGTGGCAGCACCTCAGACTCACTCAGCTCCTCCCAGCTCCCCCCAGAAATGGAAGTCATTGTGGGAGTGGCCCCAGAGAGTGGCCCTCCTGTCAATAGGACAGAGCCCCCAAGCCCAGGCTGCCCAGCAGAGCCCGACAGATCGCCCTGCAAGAAGAAGGAATCACTGCTGTCCTCCCGAGATCGGCTCTTGCTGGACAGAATCAAGAGCTACTACGAGCATGCAGAGAACCACGACGCGGGCTTCAGTGTCCGGCGCCGTGAGAGCCTCTCCTACATCCCCAAAGGGCTGGTGAGAAACTCTGTCTCTAGGTTTAACAGCCTCCCCAGGCCAGATTCAGAGCCTATAGCTCCAGTGGGACGCAAAAGACAGATGGGCTCCCAACCGCCTTCGTGGGCCCTGTTTGATCTCCCAGTACCAGCCCAGGGATGCACCAGGGACCCAGCTCCCATCACAGATGATGAGTTTCGTCCTTCTTCAGAAGTTTTGAAGCTGTGGGAGGGTATGGATTCTTCTGGGGAAAGCCCTCGGAAGGGGCCGGGCCAGGGCCAGGCAAACGGCTTTGACCTGCACGAGCCACTCTTCATCCTAGAGGAGCATGAGCTGGGCGCCATCACGGAGGAGCTGGCCAGTGCCTCATCAGAGAGCGCCTCCCCCACTGAGCGGCACAGCCCATCCCACCTGGCCCAGGAGCTGAAGGAGCTGGTGAAGGAGCTGAGCAGCGGTGCCCAGGAGGAGCTGGTGGCCCCACTGCACCCCCGCATTGTGCAGCTCTCCCACGTGATGGACGGCCATGTGAGCGAGCGTGTCAAAAACAAGGTCTACCAGCTGGCCCGCCAGTACAGCCTCCGGATCAAGAGCAACAAGGCGGAGATGGCCAGGCCACCGCTGCACTGGGCAAAGGTGGCTCCCGAGAAGGACGGGAAGAgccccaccctcccctgcccGCACAAGGAGGCTGGAGAGCCATTGGGTGGCAAAG GTAAGAGGAAGCTGGTGCTGTCCCTCCTCAACTCGGAGCAGACGACGGTCCCGGAGCACAGCCCCCCCAAGCCCCGCTCTGCTGGGGAGACGTCGCCGCAGCGTTTCTCCTTTAGCCCCTCTGCTGCCAGCCCAAGGATCGCGTCGCCCTCTGCGCATAGCCCCCTCACTTCCTTTGACGCCGAGACCTTCAGCTGGCCCGATGTCCGAGAGCTGCGGTCCAAGTACGCCTCCCACACCAAGGTGCTCCAGGCCAAGGGCAGCCGGCCCCGCGGCCTGGTCAGCCGCAGCCGCTCCTTGCCCGAAAATGTGATGGAGCCCCTGCCGTCAGGTGGGGTGAGCTTCTGTGGCAGCCTGAGCCCCAAGAGGGGCTGGGGAGATGAGGAAGCCGCCCAGCCCCAGCGGCCCCCAGGCAGGCTGGATGGCAGCGAGGCCCTGTATGTCACCGCAGACCTCACCCTAGAGAACAACCGGCGGGTGATCATCATGGAGAAGGGGCCCCTGTCAGGCCCCATGGAGGCGGGGAAGGAACAGGGCAATGGCCAGGGACCGGCCATGATGGGACGGGGCCACGATTCCCAGGAAGCTGCAGCGTATCAGCTGAAGGAAGAGGAGCCCAAGGACTCAGTGGACCCAAGCCAGCAGGGCCGAGTGAGAAACCTGCGGGAGAAATTCCAGGCCTTGAACTCCATAGGTTGA